A window of the Spirochaetae bacterium HGW-Spirochaetae-1 genome harbors these coding sequences:
- a CDS encoding DNA recombination protein RmuC: MEYAGTMPIAAAAGGFLLGGLTIWLIMSMRAGRIMVSLQIENASLRKEKEADQSKIEWLENAEKKMRDVFSATATEALRNNSQLFMQQSRDQLSGLHSVIRGDWNTHKEEFRNIINPIEKDLDRLDRQVKVMEEKREGAYRSIETHILSLSRAHQELQQAATTLSQALKSSSVRGKWGEVQLRRIAEMAGMMEHVDFSEQTATDTGTGRPDMIVRLPGKGIIPIDAKAPMRAYLAASEATGEEERRRFFAEHAKALRSHVSLLSRKEYWSQFESSPEFIVMLVPYESGLSAAFVTDPALLDDALNNRVIIVSPATMLALLKVVSLGWMQLHVSQNARQIADQGKELYKRLGVFTARFNDVGSKISASVKSYNEAVASMEGRLIPAARRLKEFGAGSEEVPGGEMVETQVRAPLQMDDED; encoded by the coding sequence ATGGAATATGCGGGAACAATGCCGATTGCTGCAGCGGCGGGCGGATTTCTGCTTGGCGGGCTCACGATCTGGCTTATCATGAGCATGAGAGCCGGAAGGATCATGGTCTCCCTGCAGATTGAAAACGCATCGCTGCGAAAGGAAAAAGAGGCAGACCAGTCTAAGATCGAATGGTTGGAAAATGCCGAGAAGAAGATGAGGGATGTTTTCAGCGCCACGGCAACGGAGGCCCTGCGCAACAATTCTCAGCTTTTCATGCAGCAGTCCAGGGACCAACTGAGCGGTCTGCACTCTGTGATCCGCGGAGACTGGAATACCCATAAGGAAGAATTCAGAAATATCATCAATCCCATTGAAAAGGATCTGGACAGGCTGGACAGGCAAGTCAAGGTAATGGAGGAAAAACGTGAAGGAGCTTACAGGTCTATCGAGACCCACATACTTTCTTTAAGCAGGGCACATCAGGAGCTTCAACAGGCTGCCACAACCCTGTCGCAGGCACTTAAATCATCTTCCGTTCGGGGAAAATGGGGAGAAGTGCAGCTCAGGAGAATAGCCGAGATGGCGGGTATGATGGAGCATGTGGATTTTTCCGAACAGACCGCCACTGATACAGGGACCGGCCGTCCCGATATGATAGTGCGCCTGCCAGGCAAGGGGATTATACCCATCGATGCCAAGGCGCCCATGCGGGCGTATCTGGCCGCCAGCGAAGCCACGGGTGAGGAGGAAAGGCGGAGGTTTTTTGCAGAACATGCCAAGGCCCTGCGCAGCCATGTATCATTGCTCTCCAGGAAAGAATACTGGAGCCAGTTTGAGTCAAGCCCGGAATTTATTGTTATGCTCGTCCCCTATGAATCGGGGCTGTCGGCAGCCTTTGTCACAGATCCGGCCCTGCTTGACGACGCCCTGAATAACCGGGTTATCATCGTGTCGCCTGCGACCATGCTGGCTCTTCTAAAAGTAGTGTCCCTGGGATGGATGCAGCTGCATGTTTCGCAGAATGCCCGACAGATCGCCGATCAGGGGAAGGAGCTTTACAAGCGCCTCGGAGTGTTCACTGCCAGGTTCAACGATGTGGGGAGTAAAATTTCAGCATCGGTGAAAAGCTATAATGAAGCTGTCGCCTCCATGGAAGGCCGCCTCATTCCCGCAGCCCGCAGGCTGAAGGAGTTCGGCGCCGGTTCAGAGGAGGTGCCGGGGGGCGAAATGGTCGAAACCCAGGTGCGCGCCCCCCTACAGATGGATGATGAGGATTAA
- a CDS encoding bacterioferritin — MAENNREKRREKVIEVLNKARSMELHVIHQYMNQHYNLDDMDYGELAANMKLIAIDEMRHAEMFAERIKELGGEPVSEKAAEVTRGQAVEAVFPFDAGLEDNAIDAYNQFILVCRENGDSSSMKLFEVIVDEEQEHFNYFDNIDDHIKKLGASFLARIAGTPADTGPASKGFILNKGGQ; from the coding sequence ATGGCTGAAAACAACAGAGAGAAACGCCGGGAAAAAGTGATCGAAGTACTTAACAAGGCCAGATCCATGGAGCTGCATGTGATACACCAGTACATGAACCAGCATTACAACCTGGACGACATGGATTACGGGGAACTGGCAGCGAACATGAAGCTCATCGCTATCGACGAAATGCGTCATGCCGAAATGTTTGCCGAGCGCATAAAGGAATTGGGCGGAGAACCCGTTTCCGAAAAGGCTGCTGAAGTGACCCGGGGCCAGGCCGTTGAAGCCGTTTTCCCTTTTGATGCCGGCCTGGAGGATAATGCTATCGATGCATATAACCAGTTCATCCTGGTATGCCGCGAAAACGGCGACAGCTCCAGCATGAAACTATTTGAGGTCATTGTGGACGAGGAACAGGAACACTTCAACTATTTTGATAATATCGACGACCATATCAAAAAACTGGGGGCCTCTTTCCTGGCACGCATCGCGGGAACACCGGCCGATACGGGCCCCGCTTCAAAAGGCTTCATCTTGAACAAAGGCGGTCAATAG